A window of Azotosporobacter soli contains these coding sequences:
- a CDS encoding bacteriohemerythrin translates to MSILKWNEKYQTGVKQFDQEHQQLLQRFNDLYTNIFECETLEQERKLTAEVLQDLLDYVQYHFTAEEELMKKHHYPEYEEHQKAHGYFIKEVTALLTKHEGGELALSFPIFSFVKEWIDNHILIVDKRYSEFFKNKLEQ, encoded by the coding sequence ATGTCAATTTTAAAATGGAATGAGAAGTATCAAACCGGGGTAAAACAATTTGATCAGGAACATCAGCAACTGCTGCAGCGTTTTAATGATTTATATACAAATATCTTCGAGTGCGAAACGTTAGAACAGGAACGCAAACTAACGGCGGAAGTGCTGCAGGATTTGCTTGATTATGTACAATATCATTTTACCGCGGAAGAAGAGTTGATGAAAAAACATCACTATCCCGAATATGAGGAGCATCAAAAAGCGCATGGTTATTTTATCAAAGAGGTAACGGCGCTTTTGACTAAACATGAAGGCGGAGAACTGGCCCTATCGTTTCCGATATTTTCTTTTGTCAAAGAGTGGATCGATAATCATATCCTGATCGTCGACAAGCGCTACAGTGAGTTTTTCAAAAATAAGCTGGAACAATAA
- a CDS encoding CAP domain-containing protein, with protein sequence MMRKESVGIFFFSLIVSFLLFVAPACGATAPTMSEDEMTILALMNEDRRQAGRLPLAANDKLADVARKHAQDMLAYDYFSHTDRQGRSPFDRMKAGEIAFIAAGENIYKGLNDPVGPDLTIAETFLMQSPGHRKNILERDFTQAGIGVVRSEDGWLYVVQCFIRPPHKQ encoded by the coding sequence ATGATGCGAAAAGAAAGCGTAGGGATCTTTTTCTTCAGCCTGATCGTTTCGTTCCTTCTCTTTGTCGCTCCAGCATGCGGCGCGACTGCGCCGACGATGTCTGAGGATGAAATGACAATCTTAGCCTTGATGAATGAAGACCGCCGCCAGGCAGGACGATTGCCGTTGGCTGCAAATGACAAACTGGCTGATGTTGCGCGTAAGCATGCGCAAGATATGCTTGCATACGACTACTTTTCCCATACCGACCGCCAAGGCCGCTCGCCATTTGATCGTATGAAGGCCGGTGAGATTGCGTTTATTGCGGCAGGAGAGAACATATACAAAGGGCTTAACGACCCGGTAGGTCCGGATCTGACAATCGCAGAAACGTTTTTGATGCAAAGTCCGGGGCATCGCAAGAATATATTGGAGCGTGATTTTACACAAGCAGGCATTGGCGTCGTTCGGTCAGAAGACGGTTGGCTGTATGTTGTGCAGTGTTTTATCCGCCCGCCGCACAAGCAATGA
- a CDS encoding aminopeptidase: MITKQLEQSAEIAIQQCMAVKAGETVLVVADEPTRNVGRALWEKAVEAGAEALYMEMTPRKNDGVEPPPAVAAAMLHADVILGATSRSISHTQARKAANKNGARIATLPGITEDIMQRTLCADYRTIAKLAEKFAQILTAGKTAHVTTPAGTDIRLSIDGREGKPDTGINHTAGDFSNLPAGEAYIAPLEETAEGILVIDGAMAGIGVLEAPIKLTVEKGYVTKIEGGRETEKLEAMLADYGKLARNIGELGIGTNDQAVLSGRVLEDEKVKGTVHFALGNNVGFGGKVQVPLHLDGILLNPTLTIDGQVIIKDGKHLINID, encoded by the coding sequence ATGATAACGAAACAATTGGAACAAAGTGCAGAGATTGCTATCCAGCAATGCATGGCTGTTAAAGCGGGAGAAACGGTATTGGTTGTTGCGGATGAGCCTACGCGCAATGTTGGCCGTGCGCTGTGGGAAAAAGCGGTGGAAGCGGGCGCGGAAGCGTTGTATATGGAGATGACGCCGCGCAAAAATGACGGGGTGGAACCGCCACCGGCCGTAGCGGCAGCGATGCTGCATGCGGATGTGATTTTAGGCGCTACTTCGCGTTCGATTTCTCATACGCAAGCGCGCAAGGCGGCCAATAAAAATGGCGCGCGCATTGCGACGTTGCCGGGAATTACCGAGGATATCATGCAGCGAACCTTGTGTGCGGATTACCGGACGATTGCGAAATTGGCGGAAAAGTTTGCACAAATTCTGACGGCGGGGAAAACGGCGCATGTCACAACTCCAGCCGGAACGGATATCCGTTTGTCGATTGACGGACGCGAAGGCAAACCGGACACCGGCATAAATCATACCGCGGGCGATTTCAGCAATTTGCCCGCGGGCGAGGCGTACATTGCTCCGCTGGAAGAGACGGCGGAAGGAATTTTGGTGATCGATGGCGCGATGGCCGGGATCGGCGTGTTGGAAGCGCCTATTAAGTTGACGGTGGAGAAAGGCTATGTGACTAAAATTGAAGGCGGACGTGAGACGGAAAAGCTGGAAGCGATGTTGGCTGATTACGGCAAACTAGCGCGCAATATCGGAGAGCTTGGCATCGGCACGAATGATCAGGCGGTTTTGTCCGGCCGTGTGCTCGAAGACGAAAAGGTCAAAGGAACGGTGCATTTTGCGCTCGGCAACAATGTCGGCTTTGGCGGCAAGGTGCAAGTGCCGTTGCATCTTGACGGCATTTTATTGAATCCGACGCTGACCATCGATGGCCAAGTCATAATTAAAGACGGCAAGCATTTGATCAACATAGATTAA
- a CDS encoding D-alanyl-D-alanine carboxypeptidase family protein, giving the protein MKNKPLLVLAVVLTALLLFGAPEAALAAPVEQPGVAAEAACLMLTSSKRVLYDKNKDGIMYPASTTKIVTLLTALEKGQLNDEVVVSEAAADCEESRLGLHAGDRLSLRELLYGMMLPSGNDAAVAVGEHVGHGSLEAFIAMMNEQAQRAGATRTNFTNPHGLPDPINHYTTAYDMALITTYAYGKPEFTSIVNSRTHSVIFANRGKITVSNTNRLLGRFAGANGVKTGYTREAGECLVAGAERGGVQLIAVVLNSPQRWADAARLLEYGFKTLGIQ; this is encoded by the coding sequence ATGAAGAACAAACCGTTACTAGTGCTGGCCGTCGTGCTGACGGCCTTGCTTTTATTTGGCGCGCCGGAGGCTGCGCTGGCGGCTCCTGTAGAGCAGCCTGGAGTTGCGGCGGAAGCCGCTTGTCTGATGCTGACAAGCTCGAAGCGTGTTTTATACGATAAAAATAAAGACGGCATCATGTATCCGGCCAGTACGACAAAGATCGTCACACTGCTGACGGCGCTCGAGAAGGGACAGCTGAATGATGAAGTCGTGGTGTCTGAAGCGGCCGCCGACTGTGAAGAGTCGCGCCTTGGCTTACATGCCGGCGATCGTCTGTCTTTGCGGGAACTTTTGTACGGCATGATGCTGCCTTCCGGAAATGATGCGGCCGTTGCCGTAGGTGAACATGTCGGACACGGGTCACTTGAAGCCTTCATTGCGATGATGAATGAGCAAGCACAGCGGGCGGGCGCGACAAGAACGAATTTTACCAATCCGCATGGTCTGCCGGACCCGATCAATCATTATACGACCGCTTATGATATGGCGCTGATCACGACGTATGCCTATGGAAAACCGGAATTTACGTCGATTGTCAATAGCCGGACGCATAGCGTCATCTTTGCCAACCGCGGAAAAATTACGGTTTCGAATACGAATCGCCTACTGGGTCGTTTTGCGGGAGCGAACGGCGTTAAAACCGGTTACACGCGAGAGGCCGGCGAATGTTTGGTCGCCGGCGCAGAGCGCGGCGGCGTTCAGTTGATTGCGGTGGTTTTAAATAGCCCGCAGCGCTGGGCGGATGCAGCGAGACTCTTGGAATACGGTTTTAAGACGCTTGGCATTCAGTAA
- a CDS encoding HD-GYP domain-containing protein, which translates to MLRISVANLRPGMQVGRNIFNAEGNLMLSQGVCLTDAYIKRLSEIGIVAVYIESAFAGEELPEVPEVLTEATRIDAMTAIQDIFHKLQLTNRVDVGKAKTVAKGIVAEIIANPQVVFHLNDIRLHDDYTFAHSVNVAVLSTIIGSSLGYGEGQLRELAIGALLHDVGKMLVPKEIINKPGRLNAAETEIMRRHSELGFELLRKEDEMPLLSAHIAFQHHEKVNGKGYPRALEGEEIHEYSRIAAIADVYDALTSERSYSRASLPHEAHEFLMAGAGSHFDASLLELFFKHVAIYPIGALVQLNSGEIGVVVQVKPDLHFRPRIRILVDADGQNAKPPWEVDMSQHLTAFIERVLSEKEVIAFLT; encoded by the coding sequence GTGCTCAGAATCAGTGTCGCCAATTTACGGCCAGGCATGCAAGTGGGCCGCAATATTTTTAATGCGGAAGGCAATTTGATGTTGAGTCAGGGCGTTTGCCTGACCGATGCCTATATAAAGAGATTGAGTGAAATCGGCATTGTTGCGGTATATATTGAAAGTGCTTTTGCCGGCGAAGAACTGCCAGAGGTACCGGAGGTTTTGACGGAAGCGACGCGGATTGATGCTATGACCGCGATTCAGGATATCTTCCATAAGCTGCAGCTTACCAATCGAGTTGACGTCGGCAAGGCGAAGACCGTGGCCAAGGGCATCGTAGCGGAAATCATAGCGAACCCGCAAGTGGTCTTTCATTTGAACGACATACGCTTGCACGACGATTATACGTTTGCCCATTCGGTGAATGTCGCCGTATTGTCGACGATTATCGGATCGAGCCTTGGTTATGGAGAAGGCCAGTTGCGCGAGTTGGCAATCGGTGCCTTGCTGCATGACGTCGGGAAAATGTTGGTTCCAAAAGAAATCATCAATAAGCCGGGACGGTTGAATGCGGCGGAGACTGAAATTATGCGCCGCCATTCTGAACTGGGCTTCGAATTGTTGCGCAAAGAAGATGAGATGCCGCTCCTGTCGGCGCATATTGCGTTCCAGCACCATGAGAAGGTGAACGGAAAAGGGTATCCGCGCGCACTGGAAGGCGAGGAGATTCATGAATATTCGCGCATTGCAGCGATTGCCGATGTCTATGATGCGCTCACGTCGGAACGTTCTTATAGCCGTGCCTCTTTGCCGCATGAAGCGCACGAGTTTTTGATGGCGGGCGCAGGCAGCCATTTTGATGCGTCCTTGTTGGAGCTCTTTTTTAAACATGTGGCTATCTATCCCATCGGCGCACTGGTGCAACTCAACAGCGGCGAAATCGGCGTCGTGGTTCAGGTGAAACCGGATCTTCATTTTAGGCCGCGCATCAGAATTCTTGTCGACGCAGACGGGCAGAATGCAAAACCGCCGTGGGAAGTCGATATGTCGCAGCATTTGACGGCTTTTATCGAGCGCGTATTGTCGGAAAAAGAAGTGATAGCGTTTCTGACATAA